From a single Solanum dulcamara chromosome 4, daSolDulc1.2, whole genome shotgun sequence genomic region:
- the LOC129885782 gene encoding uncharacterized CRM domain-containing protein At3g25440, chloroplastic has product MFAINKRIKGSSLIFRHSGINVGSRSGCLFYVCREAPLMYCYSGQSVRNPYLRKATSFMRFLSHGNSSISRSYHQMRLIPRLPYQDPAMNPSQLPSSLTSGSREIVLKLLHARWFSSPSIELNTEKGVVRFRFGQEMGKGGGQTKAKRVLKKFKMSKKAKLNELRFYRLKAKKKMRSPNPEVRIRYKLEKAKRKEAWLIEKLRNFEVPKAPDEPHDPEILTEEEKFYLKRTGEKKKNYVPVGRRGVFGGVVLNMHLHWKKHETVKVVCRPCKPGQIHEYAAELTRLSRGIVIDIKPDNTIIFYRGKNYVQPDVMSPPDTLSKEKALEKYRYDQSLEHTSQFIEKMEKELVEYHEYLARKRKRENS; this is encoded by the exons ATGTTTGCAATAAATAAACGCATAAAAGGGTCTTCCCTCATATTCAGGCATTCCGGTATCAATGTCGGCTCAAG ATCTGGTTGTCTCTTTTATGTATGTAG GGAAGCTCCTCTTATGTATTGTTACTCTGGACAAAGTGTTCGAAATCCATATTTGCGTAAAGCTACTTCCTTTATGCGTTTTCTTAGTCATGGCAACTCCTCAATTTCCAGAAGCTATCATCAAATGAGATTAATTCCTAGATTACCTTATCAAGATCCTGCAATGAACCCTTCGCAATTGCCAAGTTCATTAACTTCCGGATCTCGTGAGATTGTTTTGAAATTGCTCCATGCTAGGTGGTTCTCTAGTCCATCCATAGAGCTGAATACAGAGAAAGGTGTTGTCAGATTTAGATTTGGTCAAGAAATGGGAAAAGGAGGTGGTCAGACAAAGGCGAAGCGTGTCCTGAAGAAGTTTAAAATGTCTAAAAAAGCAAAATTGAATGAACTCAGATTTTACCGACTGAAGGCAAAGAAGAAAATGAGATCTCCAAATCCTGAAGTTAGGATCAGATACAAACTTGAGAAG GCAAAACGAAAGGAAGCTTGGttgattgagaaattgagaaattTTGAGGTACCTAAAGCTCCAGATGAACCACATGATCCTGAAATTTTAACTGAAGAGGAGAAGTTTTACTTGAAGCGCACTggtgagaaaaagaaaaattatgtaCCAGTTGGGAGGAGAGGAGTATTTGGAGGGGTGGTGTTGAATATGCATCTTCACTGGAAGAAACATGAGACAGTTAAGGTTGTATGCAGGCCTTGCAAGCCTGGGCAGATTCATGAATATGCTGCAGAGCTGACTCGGCTAAGCAGAGGCATTGTTATTGACATTAAGCCAGACAATACCATAATATTTTATCGTGGAAAGAATTATGTTCAACCAGATGTTATGTCTCCTCCAGATACTCTGTCTAAAGAGAAG GCCTTGGAGAAGTATCGATATGACCAGTCCTTGGAGCATACAAGTCAATTTATCGAGAAAATGGAGAAAGAATTGGTAGAGTATCATGAATATCTTGCTcggaagagaaaaagagaaaatagtTGA
- the LOC129885783 gene encoding uncharacterized protein LOC129885783 — MERVFSRLRNLDAYPKINEDFYNRTLSGGIITLVASVIMLVLFVNELGLYINSYTATQLVVDTSRGGKLHIRFDITFPAVPCSLLSLDARDISGEEHFDIRHDIFKKRIDSHGAVIEVRQDGIGAPKIEKPLQRHGGRLEHNETYCGSCFGAETADDECCNSCEEVREAYRKRGWGMTNPDLIDQCKREGFVQKIKDEEGEGCNIHGSLEVNKVAGNFHFAAGKSFHQSSFQLFELISLQSDTYNISHRINKLAFGDSIPGVVNPLDGVQWTQEAQNGMYQYFLKVVPTIYKGVRGRTIDSNQFSVTEHFKGSDMGLFQSITGVYFFYDLSPIKVTFTEEHVSFFHFLTNVCAIIGGVFTVAGIVDACIYHSQKAIKKKVELGKFG; from the exons ATGGAGAGAGTGTTCAGTAGGCTTCGGAATTTGGACGCTTATCCTAAAATCAATGAGGATTTCTATAACCGTACGCTTTCCGGTGGTATTATTACCCTCGTCGCCTCCGTTATAATGCTCGTTCTCTTCGTCAACGAGCTAG GATTATATATCAACAGTTATACTGCAACACAGCTTGTAGTAGATACTTCAAGGGGAGGAAAATTACATATACGT TTTGATATCACTTTTCCAGCTGTTCCATGTTCACTACTCAGTCTTGATGCCAGGGATATTAGTGGAGAAGAACATTTTGACATA cgacatgatatatttaaaaagaGGATTGACTCCCATGGTGCTGTTATTGAAGTCAGACAAGATGGAATTGGTGCTCCTAAG ATTGAGAAGCCTTTACAGAGACATGGTGGCCGACTTGAGCACAATGAAACATACTGTGGGTCATGCTTTGGTGCAGAAACG GCAGATGATGAATGTTGTAATTCATGTGAAGAAGTTCGTGAAGCATATCGAAAGAGAGGCTGGGGGATGACAAATCCAGATTTAATCGATCAG tgtAAAAGGGAAGGTTTTGTCCAAAAGATCAAGGATGAAGAAGGTGAAGGATGTAATATCCATGGATCTCTAGAGGTCAATAAAGTTGCTGGAAATTTTCACTTTGCTGCTGGCAAAAGCTTTCACCAGTCGAGCTTTCAACTCTTCGAATTGATTTCCTTACAATCGGATACTTATAAT ATAAGTCACAGAATAAATAAGTTGGCTTTTGGCGACTCTATTCCTGGAGTTGTAAATCCACTTGATGG GGTTCAATGGACGCAAGAAGCTCAAAATGGAATGTATCAGTACTTTCTGAAA GTGGTCCCTACAATATATAAAGGTGTTAGAGGGCGTACTATTGATTCAAATCAG TTCTCAGTGACCGAGCATTTCAAGGGTTCAGATATGGGTCTTTTCCAATCAATTACTGGAGtttacttcttttatgatctctCTCCAATCAAG GTGACTTTCACAGAGGAGCATGTGTCGTTCTTTCATTTCCTCACCAATGTTTGTGCAATTATTGGAG GTGTCTTCACAGTTGCTGGAATAGTAGATGCATGTATTTATCATAGTCAAAAGGCCATAAAGAAGAAAGTAGAACTTGGGAAGTTTGGTTAA